In a genomic window of Salmo trutta chromosome 32, fSalTru1.1, whole genome shotgun sequence:
- the LOC115171564 gene encoding PDZ domain-containing protein GIPC1, translating into MPLGLGRRKKASPLVENEEAEPIRAGLNVPGMDGLDGGGVGLGEGTTQEGLPPPPTSLRPRLIFHTQLAHGSPTGRIEGFSNVRELYTKIGEAFGIAPPEVMFCTLNTHKVDMDKLLGGQIGLEDFIFAHIKGQRKEVEVFKGEDALGLTITDNGAGYAFIKRIREGSVVHQIQVINVGDMIESINGHSLIGCRHYEVAKMLKELPKGKDFVLKMVEPLKAFDMISQRSGGARAGSGTQLGTGKGTLRLRSKGPATVEELPSAFEEKAIEKVDDLLESYMGIRDSELAATMVELGKDKKNPDEFAEALDETLGDFAFPDEFVFDVWGAIGDAKVGRL; encoded by the exons ATGCCTCTTGGATTGGGTAGAAGGAAGAAAGCATCTCCACTAGTGGAGAACGAGGAAGCCGAGCCAATCCGAGCGGGCCTTAATGTCCCAGGAATGGACGGCCTGGATGGAGGTGGTGTGGGGCTCGGGGAGGGTACTACCCAGGAGGGTCTGCCACCCCCACCCACCAGCCTGAGACCTCGTCTGATCTTCCACACCCAGCTAGCACACGGTAGCCCCACGGGACGCATCGAGGGCTTCAGCAACGTGCGAGAGCTTTACACCAAGATCGGAGAGGCCTTTGGGATCGCACCACCAGAG GTGATGTTCTGCACTCTGAACACTCACAAGGTGGACATGGACAAGTTACTGGGGGGTCAGATTGGGCTGGAGGACTTTATTTTTGCCCATATCAAAGGCCAAAGGAAGGAGGTGGAGGTGTTCAAGGGGGAGGACGCCCTGGGGTTGACCATCACTGATAATGGAGCTGGATACGCCTTCATCAAG AGAATAAGGGAGGGTAGCGTGGTCCATCAGATCCAGGTCATCAACGTGGGAGACATGATTGAGTCCATCAACGGCCACAGTCTCATTGGCTGTCGACACTACGAGGTGGCCAAGATGCTCAAGGAGCTGCCCAAGGGGAAGGACTTTGTTCTCAAGATGGTGGAGCCCTTGAAAGCCTTCG ACATGATCAGCCAGAGGTCAGGAGGGGCCCGGGCTGGCTCAGGAACCCAGCTGGGGACAGGGAAGGGCACCCTGCGTTTACGCTCCAAAGGCCCAGCCACTGTGGAGGagctg CCCTCTGCGTTTGAGGAGAAGGCCATAGAGAAAGTGGATGACCTCCTGGAGAGTTACATGGGCATCAGAGACAGTGAGCTGG CTGCTACAATGGTGGAGCTGGGGAAGGACAAAAAGAACCCAGATGAGTTTGCCGAGGCGTTGGACGAGACTCTTGGTGACTTCGCCTTCCCGGATGAATTTGTTTTTGACGTCTGGGGTGCCATCGGGGACGCCAAGGTCGGCCGGCTGTAA
- the LOC115171565 gene encoding tripartite motif-containing protein 35, translating to MALRPRASSQPGKPSFLQSPKVVMALRPRAVSSHSGSMLEDELTCSVCCEIFRDPVVLKCTHSFCRACLQQFWNQKKARRECPVCRRKCSLTEPTVSLALKNVADTFFREQRSQGEAGGGPDRGGVSVKSEAKCPTHGEVLKLFCQDDAEVLCCVCHTSKRHQGHCVIPLEEGAQELKEEMKKELIPLKKSLRGLYEAKQECDDTTVHIKSQTQQTENHIREEFEQLRQFLQNEEEARIAILQEEDEQKRHLVRKKTEGITADILTLSHAIIAIDNEIASSDALFLQNYRNTKKRAVIPQKGPEEISGAMINVAKHVSSLKYKVWEKMVGLVEYTPVTLDPNTAYSWLSLNKDLTSVTNSGHVQVLPDNPERFDHFVFVLGSEGFTTGCHAWEVEVGDKDDWMLGVAKESINRKGRISGCPEGGLWMISHCEGEYMAMTRPRTPLKLTGGLKRVRVQLDYDSGEVTFSNPVNMTSIYTFNDIFTERMFPFFCPGANINGNNPGPLKICPVKVAVWNSSTW from the exons ATGGCGCTGCGCCCACGGGCTTCCTCCCAGCCTGGGAAACCTTCGTTCTTACAGAGCCCCAAGGTGGTCATGGCTCTGCGGCCCAGGGCCGTGTCCTCTCACTCGGGCTCCATGCTGGAGGACGAGCTAACCTGCTCTGTGTGCTGTGAGATCTTCAGGGACCCTGTGGTGCTCAAGTGCACCCACAGCTTCTGCCGGGCCTGCCTGCAGCAGTTCTGGAACCAGAAGAAGGCAAGGCGCGAGTGTCCCGTGTGCCGCAGGAAGTGTTCCCTGACGGAGCCCACAGTGAGCCTGGCTCTGAAGAACGTGGCCGATACCTTCTTCAGGGAGCAGAGGAGCCAGGGCGAGGCGGGCGGGGGGCCGGACAGAGGGGGCGTCTCAGTGAAGTCTGAGGCGAAGTGCCCCACACACGGGGAGGTGCTGAAGCTGTTCTGCCAGGACGATGCCGAggtgctctgctgtgtgtgtcacACGTCTAAGAGGCACCAGGGCCACTGTGTGATCCCACTGGAGGAGGGGGCCCAGGAGCTCAAG gaaGAAATGAAGAAAGAATTGATCCCTCTGAAGAAGAGCCTCCGTGGCCTCTATGAAGCCAAGCAGGAGTGTGATGACACAACAGTACACATCAAG AGCCAGACCCAGCAGACAGAGAATCACATCAGAGAGGAGTTTGAGCAGCTCAGGCAGTTCCTTCAGAATGAGGAGGAAGCCAGGATAGCTATCCTACAGGAGGAAGATGAGCAGAAGAGACATCTGGTGAGGAAGAAGACAGAGGGCATCACGGCAGACATCCTCACCCTCTCTCATGCCATCATCGCTATTGATAATGAAATAGCCTCCAGTGATGCTCTTTTCCTCCAG AACTACAGAAACACAAAGAAGAG AGCTGTGATACCTCAGAAGGGTCCAGAGGAGATCTCAGGTGCTATGATCAACGTGGCGAAGCATGTCAGCTCCCTCAAGTACAAGGTCTGGGAGAAGATGGTGGGGCTGGTGGAGTACA CTCCTGTGACTCTGGATCCTAACACGGCCTACTCCTGGCTCTCTCTGAACAAGGACCTGACCAGTGTGACCAACAGTGGTCATGTGCAGGTGCTCCCAGACAACCCAGAGCGTTTTGACCACTTCGTGTTCGTCCTGGGCTCTGAGGGCTTCACCACCGGCTGCCACGCCTgggaggtagaggtgggggaCAAGGACGACTGGATGCTGGGTGTGGCCAAGGAGTCCATCAACAGGAAGGGCCGGATCTCAGGCTGCCCTGAGGGCGGCTTGTGGATGATCTCCCACTGCGAGGGTGAGTATATGGCCATGACCCGGCCACGCACCCCTCTCAAACTGACAGGGGGGCTGAAGAGGGTCAGGGTGCAGCTGGACTACGACTCTGGGGAGGTGACCttctccaaccctgttaacaTGACGTCCATCTACACCTTCAATGATATCTTCACTGAGAGGATGTTCCCCTTCTTCTGCCCTGGGGCCAACATCAACGGCAACAACCCCGGCCCGCTGAAGATCTGCCCGGTCAAAGTGGCTGTGTGGAACAGCTCCACCTGGTGA